From the Megalops cyprinoides isolate fMegCyp1 chromosome 21, fMegCyp1.pri, whole genome shotgun sequence genome, one window contains:
- the LOC118796314 gene encoding histone H2A-like, with amino-acid sequence MSGRGKTGGKARAKAKTRSSRAGLQFPVGRVHRLLRKGNYAERVGAGAPVYLAAVLEYLTAEILELAGNAARDNKKTRIIPRHLQLAVRNDEELNKLLGGVTIAQGGVLPNIQAVLLPKKTEKAAKAK; translated from the coding sequence ATGAGCGGAAGGGGTAAAACCGGTGGCAAAGCCAGGGCTAAGGCCAAGACTCGTTCGTCCAGGGCTGGACTCCAGTTCCCGGTGGGTCGCGTTCACAGATTGCTGCGCAAAGGAAACTATGCCGAGCGCGTCGGCGCAGGTGCCCCGGTCTACTTGGCCGCCGTGCTCGAGTACCTTACGGCTGAAATCCTTGAGCTGGCTGGCAATGCTGCTCGGGACAACAAGAAGACCCGTATCATTCCCCGTCACCTGCAGCTTGCGGTGCGTAACGATGAGGAACTGAACAAGCTTCTGGGCGGTGTCACTATCGCTCAGGGCGGAGTTCTGCCTAAcatccaggctgtgctgcttCCCAAGAAGACCGAGAAAGCTGCCAAGGCCAAGTAA
- the LOC118768959 gene encoding histone H2B — MPEPAKSAPKKGSKKAVTKTAGKGGKKRRKSRKESYAIYVYKVLKQVHPDTGISSKAMGIMNSFVNDIFERIAGESSRLAHYNKRSTITSREIQTAVRLLLPGELAKHAVSEGTKAVTKYTSSK, encoded by the coding sequence ATGCCTGAACCAGCCAAGTCTGCTCCCAAGAAGGGATCGAAGAAAGCCGTCACCAAGACGGCCGGTAAGGGCGGCAAGAAGCGCAGAAAGTCCAGGAAGGAGAGCTACGCAATCTACGTGTACAAGGTGTTGAAACAAGTTCATCCCGACACCGGCATTTCCTCAAAGGCAATGGGCATCATGAATTCGTTTGTCAACGATATCTTTGAGCGCATCGCCGGTGAGTCGTCTCGTTTGGCTCACTACAACAAGCGCTCCACCATTACATCCAGGGAGATCCAGACTGCCGTGCGCCTACTGTTGCCTGGAGAGCTGGCCAAACACGCCGTGTCCGAGGGAACCAAGGCTGTCACCAAGTACACCAGCTCCAAGTAA
- the LOC118796310 gene encoding histone H3 produces the protein MARTKQTARKSTGGKAPRKQLATKAARKSAPATGGVKKPHRYRPGTVALREIRRYQKSTELLIRKLPFQRLVREIAQDFKTDLRFQSSAVMALQEASEAYLVGLFEDTNLCAIHAKRVTIMPKDIQLARRIRGERA, from the coding sequence ATGGCTAGAACCAAGCAGACTGCCCGCAAATCTACTGGTGGCAAGGCCCCCAGGAAGCAGCTGGCCACCAAGGCTGCGCGTAAGAGCGCGCCTGCTACAGGCGGTGTGAAGAAACCTCACCGCTACAGGCCTGGCACAGTGGCTCTGCGAGAAATCCGCCGTTACCAGAAGTCCACCGAGCTTCTGATTCGCAAACTGCCTTTCCAGCGGCTGGTGAGAGAAATTGCCCAGGACTTCAAGACCGATCTGCGTTTCCAGAGCTCTGCCGTCATGGCTCTGCAGGAGGCCAGCGAGGCCTATCTGGTTGGCCTGTTTGAGGACACCAACCTCTGCGCCATCCACGCCAAGAGAGTGACCATCATGCCCAAGGACATTCAGCTGGCCCGCCGCATCCGAGGGGAGCGCGCTTGA
- the LOC118796330 gene encoding histone H4-like: MSGGGKGLGKGGAKRHRKPAIRRLARRGGVKRISGLIYEETRGVLKVFLENVIRDAVTYTEHAKRKTVTAMDVVYALKRQGRTLYGFGG, translated from the exons ATGTCCGGGGGAGGAAAAGGTTTGGGGAAGGGAGGCGCCAAGCGTCACCGTAAG CCCGCAATTCGTCGCCTTGCTCGGCGAGGTGGTGTCAAGCGTATCTCTGGTCTGATTTACGAGGAGACGCGCGGTGTGCTGAAGGTGTTTTTGGAGAACGTTATTCGCGATGCCGTCACCTACACCGAGCATGCCAAGAGGAAGACTGTCACTGCCATGGATGTGGTGTACGCTTTGAAACGTCAGGGTCGTACTCTGTACGGCTTCGGAGGCTAA